Proteins found in one Mangifera indica cultivar Alphonso chromosome 15, CATAS_Mindica_2.1, whole genome shotgun sequence genomic segment:
- the LOC123197515 gene encoding protein GAMETE EXPRESSED 3-like produces the protein MASGRSAFRLSKPLIGEDGKIYASSEKTLFAFESNGSIAWSLDLDFKCNIGMAPVHGGKGKIYLVAEDRVIKVNFMKMGNSESATQVFFGGEPGEEVAGEISGLAVSTFGSTVFINVKNGGLYAFMTSGEVLWSAGPKQFQSDYHQGCRKSVADCYFSSHPVIDECEANVYISNTQGELYSISFRSPHYNWVQDFSSFGKMLTITSGNNGCLYVTIPVKALVFALDASSGNVLWQRSIGPISSAEYAPVVDANGWISVGSLDGFLYSFSPTGSLHKFSKSDTMDSVIQVSPLLDCSGYAVYISQTKMSGKFIHTNGEYTYVSTMKPESVVFSLMAPATGSVYWSEIYPDPKSKFFQRLMIAGEFSSLLSKSDLQHFDPDESLDL, from the exons ATGGCTTCTGGAAGAAGTGCTTTTAGGCTCTCAAAACCTCTGATTGGAGAAGATGGGAAGATTTATGCTTCTTCAGAGAAGACTTTGTTTGCATTTGAAAGTAATGGCTCCATTGCTTGGTCCTTGGATTTAGATTTTAAATGCAACATTGGTATGGCTCCAGTTCATGGCGGAAAAGGAAAg ATATATTTGGTTGCAGAAGACAGGGTGATTAAggttaattttatgaaaatgggAAATTCTGAATCTGCCACACAAGTTTTCTTTGGTGGAGAACCAGGAGAAGAGGTAGCAGGTGAAATTAGTGGGCTTGCTGTGAGCACATTTGGTTCAACTGTTTTTATCAATGTTAAAAATGGGGGACTTTATGCATTCATGACTAGTGGAGAAGTACTTTGGAGTGCTGGGCCAAAGCAGTTTCAGTCAGACTATCATCAAGGTTGTAGAAAAAGTGTTGCAGattgttatttttcttcacATCCTGTTATTGATGAATGTGAAGCTAATGTATAT ATATCAAACACTCAAGGTGAACtttattcaatttcatttcGTAGTCCTCATTACAACTGGGTCCAGGATTTTAGTTCCTTCGGCAAAATGTTAACAATCACCTCAGGAAACAACGGTTGCTTGTATGTAACTATACCTGTTAAGGCTTTAGTATTCGCGCTTGATGCTTCTTCAGGAAATGTTTTGTGGCAGAGAAGTATTGGCCCCATTAGTTCTGCAGAATATGCACCAGTTGTTGACGCTAATG GATGGATATCTGTTGGTTCATTGGATGGCTTCCTGTACTCATTTTCTCCAACCGGAAGTCttcacaaattttcaaaatcagatACAATGGATTCAGTGATCCAGGTTAGCCCACTTCTTGATTGTTCAGGATATGCCGTATATATATCCCAGACAAAGATGAGTGGAAAATTTATCCACACAAATGGTGAATATACATATGTCTCCACTATGAAACCTGAAAGTGTAGTCTTCTCCTTGATGGCTCCAGCAACGGGGTCTGTTTACTGGTCTGAAATCTATCCAG ACCCTAAGTCTAAATTCTTTCAGCGTTTGATGATTGCAGGGGAATTCTCATCCTTGTTATCCAAGAGTGACCTGCAGCATTTTGATCCGGATGAGAGTCTTGACTTGTAG
- the LOC123198330 gene encoding phenolic glucoside malonyltransferase 1-like, whose protein sequence is MATSNTIKIQEVSQVTPFSDSTTEFSLPLTKFDTLWIKFPPVERLYFYQITDLTPHFFNSFILPDLKHSLSLALLQYLPLAGNLIWPPDAPKPFIYYSPDDGVSVTVAESTADFNSLSDNGIHEAAELHPLIPQLVTSDDKAAMIAIQITFFPNQGFCIGITTHHAILDGRSSTMFIKSWAYLCKQLGEAPEEEPSLLPELIPSFGRSVIRDPTGIDMEYVNNWVAYTNTRSLKLLPNIVPNTDWVRATFELTRDDIQKIRNQVLLIFNKEREEKQEQFHLSTFVLTLAYAFVCLVKARREDDDREILYGFTADYRTRLDPPVPLNYVGNCVMPHYFYATARDFTNENGVAFAAEKLSDVIKALERGELEGRKDTLSRLMPFLKALSEGVQGLSVAGSTQFDVYGSDFRWGRPRKVEIVSIDRSGALALAKSRDKTGVVEIGLALKKQEMEVFASLFVDGLKD, encoded by the coding sequence ATGGCAACTTCCAACACCATTAAAATACAGGAGGTTTCTCAGGTTACTCCTTTCTCCGACTCAACCACTGAGTTTTCTCTTCCTCTAACAAAATTCGATACGCTTTGGATCAAGTTTCCTCCGGTTGAGCGCCTTTACTTCTACCAAATCACTGACTTAACCCCTCATTTCTTCAACTCTTTTATCCTCCCAGACCTAAAGCACTCTCTTTCCCTCGCTCTCCTTCAGTATCTTCCTCTTGCTGGTAATCTAATCTGGCCCCCAGATGCCCCAAAGCCTTTCATCTACTACTCCCCAGACGACGGGGTTTCTGTCACCGTTGCAGAATCTACCGCCGACTTCAATTCACTTTCTGATAATGGAATCCATGAAGCTGCCGAACTTCATCCTTTAATCCCTCAGTTGGTGACATCTGATGACAAAGCAGCGATGATCGCTATACAGATAACCTTCTTTCCGAATCAAGGATTTTGCATCGGAATAACAACTCACCACGCAATTCTTGATGGGAGAAGCTCAACCATGTTTATCAAGTCTTGGGCTTATCTATGCAAACAATTAGGTGAAGCTCCAGAAGAAGAACCTTCTTTGTTACCAGAACTAATCCCGTCTTTTGGCCGATCAGTCATCAGAGATCCCACCGGAATCGACATGGAGTATGTCAACAACTGGGTTGCTTATACCAACACACGAAGCTTGAAGCTTCTGCCAAACATAGTACCGAATACCGATTGGGTTCGCGCCACATTCGAGTTGACCCGTGATGATATTCAGAAAATAAGGAATCAGGTGTTGCTTATATTTAACAAGGAGAGGGAAGAGAAACAAGAACAGTTTCATTTATCAACTTTTGTGCTGACATTGGCATATGCATTCGTCTGTTTGGTTAAAGCGAGAAGAGAGGACGATGACAGAGAAATACTTTACGGATTCACAGCAGATTACAGGACCCGTTTAGATCCCCCAGTTCCATTGAATTATGTTGGCAACTGCGTTATGCCACATTATTTCTATGCAACCGCAAGAGATTTCACGAATGAAAACGGGGTTGCCTTTGCTGCAGAGAAGTTAAGCGATGTGATCAAAGCACTAGAAAGGGGAGAACTTGAAGGAAGAAAAGATACACTTTCAAGGCTGATGCCATTCCTAAAAGCTCTGTCCGAAGGAGTACAAGGTCTGTCGGTAGCCGGGTCGACTCAGTTTGACGTCTACGGATCCGATTTCAGGTGGGGGAGACCCAGAAAGGTAGAGATTGTGTCGATAGATAGGAGTGGAGCCCTTGCTTTGGCGAAAAGCAGAGATAAAACCGGCGTTGTCGAGATTGGTTTAGCTTTGAAGAAGCAAGAAATGGAAGTTTTTGCTTCTCTATTTGTTGATGGGCTCAAAGATTGA
- the LOC123197513 gene encoding phenolic glucoside malonyltransferase 1-like — MPSHGPLKILETCRLSPYPTSSTELSLPLTFFDTFWLTFPPVERLFFYQFSNSTLDHFNSVILPKLKHSLSLALFHYLPLAGKLTWPPNVSKPVISYSPDDAVSLVVAESSADFKLLSSNDIRESSELRHLIPQLLTSDERASSMSLQITLFPNQGFCIGTAMHHAVVDGNTAITFMKSWAYLCKQLDKQDASLLPELTPFFDRTVVKDPNELYMVYLKNYAYCMGVSEINQLSLKVMEYLGGNRNSLRATFKLSREDIKNLREKIISKAEELKPTKELHLSTFVVTYAYILICLVKARGGEGDRKVNFLFPADCRNRLDPPAPANYFGNCVVPRQAIMKASDFMEANGAVVITEKISNMTRELDEKGVYEGADKNLEKLMTLERGIQSLSLAGSIRFNVYGVDFGWGRPEKVEVVSIDRTGAIALAESGNGDGIEIGVVLSQNEMEIFKSLFVSGLQNP, encoded by the coding sequence ATGCCTTCACATGGCCCTCTTAAGATACTTGAAACTTGCAGACTTTCTCCATATCCCACCTCCTCCACTGAGCTATCTCTTCCTCTCACTTTCTTTGACACCTTCTGGTTGACATTTCCTCCAGTTGAGCGTCTCTTCTTTTACCAATTCTCAAATTCAACCCTTGACCATTTCAACTCTGTGATCCTTCCCAagctcaaacactcactctctcTTGCTCTTTTTCACTATCTCCCTCTCGCAGGCAAGCTGACATGGCCTCCAAATGTTTCCAAGCCTGTCATCTCCTACTCACCAGACGACGCCGTTTCTCTCGTCGTCGCCGAGTCCAGCGCAGACTTTAAACTTCTCTCCAGCAATGATATCCGTGAGAGTTCGGAGTTACGTCATTTAATACCCCAGTTGTTAACATCTGATGAGAGAGCATCAAGCATGTCTCTGCAAATAACCTTGTTTCCAAATCAAGGCTTTTGTATTGGCACTGCCATGCACCACGCAGTCGTCGACGGCAATACGGCTATCACCTTCATGAAATCGTGGGCTTATCTATGCAAACAACTAGACAAACAAGACGCTTCGTTGCTGCCGGAGCTCACTCCATTCTTCGATCGGACGGTTGTCAAAGACCCAAATGAACTTTACATGGTTTACTTGAAGAACTATGCATATTGCATGGGTGTTTCAGAAATCAACCAACTAAGCTTGAAAGTAATGGAATATTTAGGAGGAAATCGGAATTCACTTCGAGCTACGTTTAAGTTGAGTCGTGAAGATATAAAAAATCTGAGAGAAAAGATCATTTCCAAAGCAGAAGAACTAAAACCTACAAAGGAGCTTCATCTATCCACATTTGTGGTAACATATGCATATATTCTAATTTGTCTTGTGAAAGCAAGAGGGGGCGAAGGTGACAGAAAGGTTAACTTTTTATTCCCAGCAGATTGCAGAAACCGTTTGGATCCTCCAGCGCCTGCAAATTATTTCGGCAACTGTGTTGTTCCGCGTCAGGCGATTATGAAAGCCTCCGATTTCATGGAGGCAAATGGGGCTGTTGTTATCACGGAGAAAATCAGTAATATGACAAGGGAACTTGACGAGAAGGGGGTTTATGAAGGTGCAGATAAGAATTTAGAAAAGTTGATGACTTTGGAAAGAGGAATACAATCGCTTAGTCTTGCCGGGTCGATCCGCTTCAATGTTTACGGCGTTGATTTCGGGTGGGGACGGCCGGAGAAAGTAGAGGTAGTATCTATTGATAGAACAGGAGCAATTGCTTTGGCGGAGAGTGGCAACGGAGATGGCATTGAAATTGGTGTGGTTTTGAGCCAGAATGAAATGGAGATTTTCAAGTCTCTGTTCGTTTCTGGTTTACAGAATCCatga
- the LOC123197514 gene encoding probable isoprenylcysteine alpha-carbonyl methylesterase ICMEL2, which produces MLLLPLKTRLDLFLPTNNAEQVPVVVFVTGGAWIIGYKAWGSLLGRQLAERNIIVACIDYRNFPQGTISDMVNDVSEGISFVCNNIADYGGDPKRIYLMGQSAGAHISSWALLEQTIKESRGESTSWSVSQLKAYFGLSGGYNLFNLVDHFHNRGLYRSFFLRYPLNE; this is translated from the exons ATGCTACTTCTGCCATTAAAAACTAGACTGGACCTATTTTTACCAACAAATAACGCTGAACAAGTGCCAGTTGTGGTGTTTGTAACTGGAGGAGCATGGATCATTGG CTACAAAGCTTGGGGTTCGCTACTGGGAAGGCAGTTGGCTGAAAGAAATATCATAGTTGCATGCATTGATTACAG AAATTTTCCCCAGGGAACTATTAGTGACATGGTGAACGATGTTTCTGAGGGGATCTCATTTGTCTGCAACAACATTGCTGATTATGGAGGTGATCCTAAGAG GATTTATCTAATGGGGCAATCAGCTGGTGCACATATATCTTCTTGGGCTCTTTTGGAACAAACAATCAAAGAATCTAGGGGAGAGAGCACCTCATGGAGTGTTTCCCAGTTAAAAGCTTATTTTGGTTTATCTGGAGG gtacaatttatttaatttagtggATCACTTCCACAATCGTGGCCTCTATCGTTCCTTCTTTTTAAGATATCCTCTGAATGAATAG
- the LOC123197512 gene encoding phenolic glucoside malonyltransferase 1-like — MASQNPLKILEISQVAPFSNSFHFAAEFSFPLTFYDTFWLNFTPVERLFFYQLTDSTVVHFNSVILPKLKHSLSLTLLHYIPLAGKLTWPPDAAKPIVSYSTGDAVSLIVAESSADFKRLSGDDTLESSELRHLTPQLLTSDDRASSMALQITLFPNQGFCVGITTHHAIVDGSTAVNFMKSWAYLCTQLDKPDASLLPELTPSFDRTVIKDPTGLYRIYLRNWLDYSGSDISEVNQLSLKVYEDLGVNRNTIRATCKLSREDIKKLREKILSKAEGLKPVNQLHLSTFVVTYSYVIICLVKARGAEGNRNVNITFPVDYRHRLDPPIPANYFGNCVYFLKSKTQASALTEENGIAVIAEKISNMIREIDEKGLFEGAEQILEDVMKMEAGDQTIGLAGSIRFNVYGVDFGWGRPKKVEIASVEKTGAVALTEARDGNGVEIGVVLSCHEMEIFKSLFSSGLRNV; from the coding sequence ATGGCTTCACAGAACCCACTTAAGATTCTTGAGATTTCCCAAGTTGCTCCATTTTCAAACTCCTTCCATTTTGCTgctgaattttcttttcctcttacTTTCTACGACACATTCTGGTTGAACTTTACTCCGGTGGAGCGTCTGTTCTTTTACCAACTTACTGATTCAACAGTTGTTCACTTCAACTCAGTCATCCTCCccaaactcaaacattcactctctCTCACTCTTCTTCATTATATCCCTCTCGCGGGGAAACTCACATGGCCTCCAGATGCCGCCAAGCCCATCGTCTCCTACTCAACAGGAGACGCCGTTTCGCTCATCGTCGCCGAGTCCAGCGCAGACTTTAAACGTCTCTCCGGCGACGATACTCTTGAGTCTTCGGAGTTACGTCATTTAACTCCCCAGTTGCTGACATCCGACGACAGAGCATCAAGCATGGCTCTCCAAATTACCTTGTTTCCAAATCAAGGCTTCTGTGTTGGCATCACCACCCACCATGCAATTGTGGACGGCAGTACTGCGGTCAATTTCATGAAATCCTGGGCTTATCTATGCACACAACTTGACAAACCAGACGCTTCTTTACTGCCAGAACTTACGCCGTCCTTTGATCGGACAGTCATCAAAGACCCGACTGGACTTTACCGGATCTACTTGAGAAACTGGTTAGATTACTCAGGGTCCGACATTTCAGAAGTCAACCAGCTAAGCTTAAAGGTCTATGAAGATCTGGGAGTCAACCGCAACACCATACGTGCCACATGTAAGCTGAGCCGTGAAGATATAAAGAAACTCAGAGAAAAGATATTGTCAAAAGCAGAAGGTCTAAAACCTGTAAATCAGCTTCATTTATCCACCTTTGTGGTTACATATTCGTATGTTATAATTTGTCTCGTGAAAGCAAGAGGAGCAGAAGGCAACAGAAACGTTAACATTACGTTTCCAGTGGATTACAGACATCGTTTGGATCCTCCCATCCCTGCAAATTATTTTGGCAACTGTGTTTATTTTCTCAAATCGAAAACCCAGGCAAGTGCTTTGACGGAGGAAAACGGGATTGCAGTTATCGCTGAGAAAATCAGTAACATGATAAGAGAGATAGATGAGAAGGGACTCTTTGAAGGCGCTGAACAGATACTAGAAGACGTGATGAAAATGGAAGCAGGAGACCAGACTATTGGCCTAGCTGGTTCCATCCGGTTCAATGTTTACGGGGTTGATTTTGGATGGGGAAGGCCGAAGAAAGTGGAGATAGCGTCTGTTGAGAAGACAGGAGCAGTCGCTTTGACGGAGGCTAGAGATGGAAATGGCGTTGAAATTGGAGTGGTTTTGAGCTGCCATGAAATGGAGATTTTCAAGTCTTTGTTTAGTTCTGGTTTACGAAATGTCTGA